ATTGAACGTCTCACATTCAAGCCTTTATAGCCTATTGTTACTTATATCTTGCAGAAATAACTGTACTCTAGCTCTGCTAATTTCCTTCTGGATACAGTATCACATTGCTTCCAGTAAACTATGGAATTAAGGAAGTGCCCACGCAGGAAGTGGGCGCTCAATGAGCAAAATTAcattgaaaatacatattttagaaTTAATTTCCAGAATTTTGAATCAGGTTCATTTTAGGTGTGTTATACGGACATTGAAAATATGTAACTTACTGATGTTGAAGATACATATTTTACAGACATTGAAAATAGGTATTTTACAGATGTTGAAAGACGTCCTTTTTTGGTCATTGTTCCTATggccatctttaaatcatacATACATTCACTtacatttatactgaacaaaaaaataacgcaacatgtaaagtgttggtcccatgtttcatgaggtgaaataaaagTTACCAGAAATATTTCAGACGCACAAACAAAAACATTGTCTCAAATTTGGTGcatacaaatttgtttacatccctgttagtgagcatttctcctttaccaagataatctatccacctgacaggtgtggaatatcacaaagttgattaaacagcatgatcattacacaggtgcaccttgtgctggggacaataaaaggcccctcttttgtcacacagcacaatgccacatatgtctcaagttttgagggagcgtgcaattggcatgctgactgcagtaatgtccaccagagctgttgccagagaatttgatGTTAATTTCtgtaccataagctgcctccaaagtcgttttagagaatttgacagtacatccaactggcctcccaaccacagaccacgtgcaaCCATGCCAgatcaggacctccacattcttcacctgtgggatcgtctgagaccagccacctggacagctgatgaaactgaggagtatttctgtctgtaataaagccctttggtGGGGGGAAacttattctgattggctgggcctggctccccagtgggtgaaaTCAAGACCAAATTTGAACCAAATATGGATGTCTATAATTGGTTCAGGCCGGAAGTCTGTGGACTTTGAAATCAATACAAAAAACGACATTTTTGGACGTTAAAATCAAGGCCAGGGCCAACTGACCAAACGCATATGTCTTTTCAACGTCCATTGACTTCTGTACTCACTGGGTGTAATATCTTTGGTTTCACCATGCTCAACATGATGGTGGACGGCTGCGATTTACGATGTGTTTCCGTGACCAAGTTTGATTTCATTCACTTCTGGGCGTCATCGATTCATATTCTATAGCTTGTGTTTAAACTTCACTTTGATCAAAAAGACGGGGAAATGTCAGATGACAACAGCACACACGTTCTCAACATGACCGCATGTGAAGGAATTAACCTTCGTTTTACGCACAGATTTTTACCTGCTGTGTTCATGCTGGTGTTTGTCGTCGGGACATTTGCAAACTTCTGTGGGTTAAAAACTGTTTGTACAAGCTGGAAGAAAATTGGGAGTATAAACATATTCATCCTCAACCTTGGAATAGCTGACTTGCTGTACTTATTTACCTTACCATTTTTGGTTGTCTATTACGCGCTAAACAGTAAATGGATATTTGGACAAACATTCTGCAAGATCACCAGATTCTGCTTCAATTTGAATCTCTATGGCAGCATTGGGTTCCTGACATGCATTAGTATCTATCGATACCTCGGTATTGTGCACCCAATGAAAGTGATGGGAAAAATCCACACTCGCCACTCAGTCGCAATGAGTTTTCTTGTCTGGATTTTGGTTTTCATTCAGATACTTCCCGATATGTTCTTTGACAAGACAGCGCAAAATTCCTCATATTCGTGCTATGACTCAACAGCCGACGACTTTATCAAGGATTACCTTCCGTACAGTATTGGCTGGACCATTACCGGATTCGTTATACCATTACTGATCATTCTGGCTTGCTATGGACATATAGTAGTGGTCCTTGCCACCAAAGCCAatgtcaatactttgttgaaacaaCGATGTCTAAAACTAGTCATCATCTTGACTGTGTTGTTCTCAATTTGCTTTATCCCTTATCATGTTTTGAGAAATCTAAATTTGAAAATAAGGATTTTGAAAATGGAAGGCACCTGCAAAGCAAGCTTCGATGATATTTATGTTGCTCATCAAATCAGCCGCGGTCTGGTTTGTATGAATAGCGCAATCAATCCGTTAATTTATTTAGTTGGAAATGATGATTTCATAATGCGTTTTCATAATCTCAGCAAACAAGCCAGGATGTCTCTTGTTCAATGGACTGGTGCTGTGATTTACCGCAACACACCCGAGGCAGATCCAGCAACAGAAGAATCTTAACCAGTAAACTTTGACCAGCTAGTTATTTAAAACCTAAACTTGACTGTCAGCTATTCTAGTATTTGATGTTGTCTACGCCATTATTGTACCAAAGGCCTGTAAGTATGTACATATGCTATTCTTTACACTTTATGTATCATTCTCAGAGTATTTTATTGTGTAAACGTGAGATCCTTTTTGTGGTTGAATGCCCTTGTGTACAGTGAAATAATGTGCCATGCATTTAGTCAGTGATATGCAGAGCTAACTACTGGTTTCCATAACTATCTTAGATAAAAATGTGTAAATACCCTTGTGTAAAGTGAAATACTGTTCCATTCGATTAGTCAGTGATATGCAGGGATATGTCCCTGAAATAAACATCAACTCAATATGCATTTCAGATATTGCATAATAATTCCATGCATTCCAGCAGCTTATTACACATAGCCTACCAGATGGATTATTTATCTCTGTTGTCCATAAATAATAAAAAGGTATCAAGCTCAAAGGACTGTCCATCTTACCTTGTGCTTGAGATAATATCTACTCCTCCACAAGTATTGTCTTCCCAGGGGAAACAGAAGATTTGAACTCATTCCCTTAAGGGGAACAATCCCTCAACACAAACATGCACTGGAAATGTATGTCCTATATGTTTATTCATGTCATATGACTGGTCAGGTGCTTTTCAGGTGCGGGTTACAGAACGGGGCCTTGAGGCTCACTTTATTGAGAAGACTGAACAAACAtagtgttaaaaaaatatatataattaaaaCCTCATGGCAAATAGAGCAGTGAAAATAAGAGAACAACTACTAGTTTCCAGAGCTATCTTATATAAAAATGTGTCTACTCTCTCTTAGCAGACACAgacatttttttctctcatcctTACATAAAAGAGGGAGACTGTTTAACTGGCTAGGATGATAGCAGTTTATACCCTGGATAAATAACTTTCATGTAAGAACAGTtgataaaaacaaaacaaaccacaAGTCTGCTAGCATTCGAGTACAAGGAGTGGCTTGTCAGCACAAAACAAGTCTGTTTTTTAGGCTAATGTTAGTTGCATTGTCCACTTAGACTTATGAGCAGGAGTAATAGTAAATAGTGAATGACTgaatcctccaagtcaaagttAGAGATTGATGATAAATAATCTAATTTAATTCACCCAGGCGTATTCAGAAGTTTCATTCTCCAGCAGCAAAAGCATGCAGTGATATTTCTCTCCGCTCTGTCACTTTCACAGACCACTGAGAGAATTTCTGAGGACGCTGGGATtgacattaaatcaaatcaaatcaaattttatttgtcacatacacatggttagcagatgttaatgcgagtgtagcgaaatgcttgtgcttctagttccgacaatgcagtaataaccaacaagtaatctaactaacaattccaaaactactgtcttatacacagtgtaaggggataaagattatgtacataaggatatctgaatgagtgatggtacagagcagcataggcaagatacagtagattgtatcgagtacagtatatacatatgagatgagtatgtaaacaaagtggcatagttaaagtggctagtgatacatgtattacataaggatgcagtcgatgatatagggtacagtatatacgtatgcatatgagatgaataatgtagggtaagtaacattatataaggtagcattgtttaaagtggctagtgatatatttacatcatttcccatcaattcccattattaaagtggctggagttgagtcagtgtcagtgtgttggcagcagccactcaatgttagtggtggctgtttaacagtctgatggccttgagatagaagctgtttttcagtctctcggtcccagctttgatgcacctgtactgacctcgccgtctggatgatagcggggtgaacaggcagtggctcgggtggttgatgtccttgatgatctttatggccttcctgtaacatcgggtggtgtaggtgtcctggagggcaggtagtttgcccccggtgatgcgttgtgcagacctcactaccctctggagagccttacggttgagggcggagcagttgccgtaccaggcggtgatacagccagccaggatgctctcgattgtgcatctgtagaagtttgtgagtgcttttggtgacaagccgaatttcttcagcctcctgaggttgaagaggcgctgctgcgccttcttcacgatgctgtctgtgtgagtggaccagttcagtttgtctgtgatgtgtatgccgaggaacttaaaacttgctaccctctccactactgttccatcgatgtggatatgggggtgttccctctgctgtttcctgaagtccacaatcatctccttagtttttgttgacgttgagtgtgaggttattttcctgacaccacactccgagggccctcacctcctccctgtaggccgtctcttcgttgttggtaatcaagcctaccactgttgtgtcgtccgcaaacttgatgattgagttggaagcgtgcttggccacgcagtcgtgggtgaacagggagtacaggagagggctcagaacgcacccttgtggggccccagtgttgaggatcagcggggaggagatgttgttgcctaccctcaccacctgggggcggcccgtcaggaagtccagtacccagttgcacagggcggggtcgagacccagggtctcgagcttgatgacgagcttggagggtactatggtgttgaatgccgagctatagtcgattaacagcattctcacataggtattcctcttgtccagatgggttagggcagtgtgcagtgtggttgagattgcatcgtctgtggacctatttgggcggtaagcaaattggagtgggtctagggtgtcaggtagggtggaggtgatatggtccttgactagtctctcaaagcacttcatgatgacggaagtgagtgctacggggcggtagtcgtttagctcagttaccttagctttcttgggaacaggaacaatggtggccctcttgaagcatgtgggaacagcagactggtatagggattgattgaatatgtccgtaaacacaccggccagctggtctgcgcatgctctgagggcgcggctggggatgccgtctgggcctgcagccttgcgagggttaacacgtttaaatgtcttactcacctcggctgcagtgaaggagagaccgcatgttttcgttgcaggccatgtcattggcactgtattgtcctcaaagcgggcaaaaaagttatttagtctgcctgggagcaagacatcctggtccgtgactgggctggatttcttcttgtagtccgtgattgactgtagaccctgccacatgcctcttgtgtctgagccgttgaattgagattctactttgtctctgtactgacgcttagcttgtttgatagccttgcggagggaatagctgcactgtttgtattcggtcatgttgccagacaccttgccctgattaaaagcagtggttcgcgctttcagtttcacgcgaatgctgccatcaatccacggtttctggttagggaatgttttaatcgttgctatgggaacgacatcttcaacgcacgttctaatgaactcgcacaccgaatcagcgtattcgtcaatattgttatctgacg
This genomic window from Oncorhynchus nerka isolate Pitt River linkage group LG2, Oner_Uvic_2.0, whole genome shotgun sequence contains:
- the LOC115143916 gene encoding P2Y purinoceptor 1-like, with amino-acid sequence MSDDNSTHVLNMTACEGINLRFTHRFLPAVFMLVFVVGTFANFCGLKTVCTSWKKIGSINIFILNLGIADLLYLFTLPFLVVYYALNSKWIFGQTFCKITRFCFNLNLYGSIGFLTCISIYRYLGIVHPMKVMGKIHTRHSVAMSFLVWILVFIQILPDMFFDKTAQNSSYSCYDSTADDFIKDYLPYSIGWTITGFVIPLLIILACYGHIVVVLATKANVNTLLKQRCLKLVIILTVLFSICFIPYHVLRNLNLKIRILKMEGTCKASFDDIYVAHQISRGLVCMNSAINPLIYLVGNDDFIMRFHNLSKQARMSLVQWTGAVIYRNTPEADPATEES